A stretch of Pomacea canaliculata isolate SZHN2017 linkage group LG6, ASM307304v1, whole genome shotgun sequence DNA encodes these proteins:
- the LOC112565697 gene encoding uncharacterized protein LOC112565697, translating to MWLKLLSAIVATTAIVLHLSTKDPVPPLTSTLNASYDYIIVGGGSAGCVLASRLSEDPDITVLLIEAGGDDRGREDIATPAFVGFLQHSDIDWDYLTVPQKHGFEGHVDKRAYVPRGRVLGGSSSMNFMSYVRGHPRDFDSWAEQGCDGWSYRDVLPYFLKSEGFIKSHSADSEFLGKDGPLKIEEAMHLKLTDILTQAAEHLRFPLFDYVSDEGEGLSPMYFTTHRGQRSSTSRTYLHPVLNRSNLHVMVNAYVTRVVLEETKVVGVELVHRSRKKRVLAKKEVILSAGSIGSPKILMLSGIGPSQHLRDLKIPITMDLPVGDNLQDHLLYDYHVGLQAHVGLHVTDFSDVWNKIKFHLFGTGPLSFSGTVTHLFVSSTNHSKQLLWPDIQILFHSILWDSNRLRDLGLNEEAIEESSKRKQFQYGFSCLPAHLRPGSKGTLRLQSSDPFDDPLIDFNYFQDPEDVTALVKGIDVCKRLVQTPSLQSLGAQAADGPSAACVGPNSPYDSEAYWTCMVRRRSVSYYHPVGTAKMGSANDSTAVVDTSLRVRGISGLRVVDASVIPSLPSANTNAAVIMIAEKASDIIRANRKYATKQ from the exons ATGTGGCTGAAACTGTTGTCTGCCATCGTGGCAACCACGGCGATCGTACTGCACCTCAGCACCAAAGACCCGGTTCCTCCTCTCACGTCAACCCTGAACGCTTCCTACGACTACATCATAG TCGGCGGCGGCTCAGCAGGCTGTGTGCTGGCCAGTAGACTGTCAGAGGACCCTGACATCACAGTCCTCCTCATTGAGGCTGGTGGCGACGATCGCGGTCGTGAGGACATCGCCACGCCGGCTTTTGTTGGTTTTCTGCAGCATTCGGATATCGACTGGGACTATCTTACTGTTCCTCAGAAACATGGTTTTGAGGGCCACGTTGATAAA AGAGCCTACGTTCCAAGAGGGCGTGTCCTGGGCGGGTCGTCTAGCATGAACTTTATGTCGTACGTCAGAGGTCATCCTCGAGACTTTGACAGCTGGGCGGAGCAAGGATGTGATGGCTGGAGCTACAGAGATGTCTTGCCCTATTTTTTGAAGTCAGAGGGCTTCATAAAAAGTCATTCTGCCGATTCAG AATTTCTTGGAAAAGATGGTCCTCTGAAAATTGAAGAGGCTATGCACTTAAAACTTACTGACATCCTTACTCAAGCAGCAGAGCACCTGAGATTTCCTCTCTTTGATTACGTGTCCGACGAGGGGGAAG GATTGTCACCGATGTATTTCACTACacacagaggtcagaggtctaGTACTTCGAGAACCTATCTACATCCAGTCTTGAACAGGTCGAACCTGCACGTGATGGTCAACGCCTACGTCACACGA GTTGTTCTTGAGGAAACAAAAGTGGTTGGCGTGGAACTGGTTcacagaagcagaaaaaaacgaGTATTAGCGAAAAAGGAGGTCATTCTCTCTGCAGGATCCATTGGTTCTCCTAAGATCCTCATGCTGTCCGGAATCGGACCAAGTCAGCACCTCAGAGACTTGAAG ATACCTATTACTATGGATTTGCCAGTGGGAGACAACCTGCAGGATCATCTGCTTTATGACTACCATGTTGGGCTCCAAGCACACGTGGGTTTGCATGTGACTGATTTTTCCGATGTTTGGAACAAAATTAAGTTTCACCTCTTTGGAACAG GTCCTCTCTCATTTAGTGGGACAGTCACTCACCTGTTTGTAAGCTCTACGAACCATAGTAAGCAGCTACTATGGCCAGACattcagattttatttcattccatACTCTGGGATTCAAACAGACTGCGTGATCTAGGACTCAACGAAGAG GCTATAGAAGAATCCtccaaaagaaaacagtttcagTACGGGTTTTCCTGCCTGCCTGCTCACCTGAGACCTGGAAGCAAAGGGACGTTACGCTTGCAAAGTTCAGACCCCTTCGATGACCCCCTGATAGACTTCAACTACTTCCAAGATCCAGAGGACGTGACTGCTTTAGTTAAAG GCATCGACGTCTGCAAGCGTCTAGTTCAAACTCCCAGCCTGCAGTCCCTAGGGGCCCAGGCCGCTGACGGCCCGTCTGCTGCGTGTGTGGGGCCCAACAGCCCTTACGACTCGGAAGCCTACTGGACGTGCATGGTCCGAAGACGATCAGTGTCGTACTACCATCCTGTGGGCACGGCTAAAATGGGCTCAGCTAATGATTCTACAGCTGTTGTCGACACCAGCCTAAG AGTCCGAGGCATAAGTGGTCTGAGAGTCGTTGATGCCTCAGTCATTCCCAGCCTTCCTTCTGCCAACACCAACGCTGCTGTCATCATGATAGCAGAGAAAGCTTCCGATATTATCCGAGCGAACAGGAAGTATGCGACTAAACAGTGA